Proteins co-encoded in one Malus sylvestris chromosome 7, drMalSylv7.2, whole genome shotgun sequence genomic window:
- the LOC126629700 gene encoding transcription factor GAMYB-like: MSRTTNESEDGMLYKDQIDSPLMDESNGGSGNGGIVLKKGPWTSAEDTILVEYVNRHGEGNWNAVQKHSGLFRCGKSCRLRWANHLRPNLKKGAFTPDEERLIVELHAKMGNKWARMAAHLPGRTDNEIKNYWNTRIKRRQRAGLPLYPPEVCLQALQESQQGQSSGADGAHNDSMQANSFEIPDVVFDSLKGNNCVLPYVPELPDISPGGMLMKGLGSSPYCGFMAPTMHRQKRLRESTALFSTSGGSFKNGFPRFDQFQNDTCDKIARTVGFPFPHDPDPIIPLSFGVIQGSHSLSNGNSSASKPTTGAVKPELPSLQYPETDLGSWSTSPPPPLLESVDAFIQSPPPVGTFESDCTSPHNSGLLDALLHEAKTLSSANNHSSEKSSNSSSVTPGDVAESSNLNICETEWEEYRDPISPLGHSATSLFNECTPISASGSSLDEPPPAETFTGCNVESELVDQAWTPDTERETALQLDYTRPDAILASEWFGNSMHESIASLLGDDIAAECKHLASGSPTSNQGCPWNTMLPVCQISAQHP, from the exons ATGAGTCGGACAACAAATGAGAGTGAAGATGGAATGCTGTACAAGGATCAGATTGATTCTCCGTTGATGGATGAGAGTAATGGAGGGAGTGGAAATGGTGGAATTGTTCTAAAGAAAGGGCCATGGACCTCGGCTGAAGACACAATTTTGGTGGAGTATGTTAATAGGCATGGGGAAGGAAACTGGAATGCTGTTCAGAAGCACTCAGGCCTGTTCCGTTGTGGCAAAAGCTGCAGACTGCGATGGGCAAATCACCTAAGGCCGAACCTGAAGAAAGGGGCATTTACCCCTGATGAAGAACGTCTGATTGTTGAACTCCATGCCAAGATGGGGAACAAATGGGCACGCATGGCAGCACAC TTGCCTGGACGTACGGATAATGAGATAAAAAACTACTGGAATACCAGAATTAAGCGGCGCCAGAGGGCTGGCTTACCACTTTATCCTCCTGAGGTGTGTTTGCAAGCATTGCAGGAGAGTCAACAAGGCCAGTCCAGTGGTGCGGATGGAGCACATAATGATTCTATGCAAGCTAACAGTTTTGAGATACCTGATGTTGTATTTGACAGTTTAAAAGGAAACAACTGTGTCTTACCTTATGTTCCTGAACTTCCTGATATTTCTCCTGGTGGAATGCTGATGAAAGGCCTTGGTTCTTCTCCATATTGTGGTTTTATGGCACCAACAATGCATCGCCAAAAGCGTCTTCGAGAATCAACAGCTTTATTCTCTACTTCTGGTGGCAGTTTCAAAAATGGTTTCCCCCGGTTTGATCaattccaaaatgatacttgtGATAAAATTGCTCGAACAGTCGGGTTTCCTTTTCCTCATGATCCTGATCCTATCATTCCACTGTCTTTTGGTGTAATTCAGGGTAGCCATTCCCTTTCAAATGGCAATTCTTCTGCTTCTAAGCCCACAACCGGGGCTGTGAAGCCGGAGCTCCCTTCACTCCAATATCCAGAAACTGATTTAGGTAGCTGGAGCACTTCTCCTCCGCCCCCCTTACTTGAATCAGTTGATGCTTTTATCCAATCGCCCCCACCGGTTGGTACGTTTGAGTCTGATTGCACTTCACCACATAATAGCGGCCTGCTAGATGCTTTACTCCATGAGGCAAAGACTCTCAGTAGTGCGAATAATCATTCATCTGAGAAGAGTTCAAATTCATCCAGTGTTACTCCTGGCGATGTGGCTGAAAGTTCCAATTTGAACATTTGCGAGACAGAATGGGAAGAATATCGAGATCCGATTTCTCCACTGGGTCATTCTGCCACTTCGCTGTTCAATGAGTGTACACCTATCAGTGCCAGTGGAAGTTCATTAGATGAACCGCCGCCTGCTGAGACCTTTACTG GGTGCAATGTGGAATCAGAACTGGTAGACCAAGCTTGGACCCCAGATACCGAAAGAGAAACCGCACTTCAGTTGGATTATACTCGTCCTGATGCTATACTTGCTTCAGAATGGTTTGGTAACAGCATGCATGAAAGTATTGCATCACTGCTGGGTGATGATATAGCGGCGGAATGCAAGCACCTGGCTTCTGGTAGTCCTACATCAAATCAAGGGTGTCCATGGAACACCATGCTTCCCGTCTGTCAAATATCGGCTCAGCATCCTTAA